The Pyrococcus horikoshii OT3 genome includes a window with the following:
- a CDS encoding 30S ribosomal protein S24e — translation MEIKITEVKENKLIGRKEIYFEIYHPGEPTPSRKDVKGKLVAMLDLNPETTVIQYIRSYFGSYKSKGYAKYYYDKERMLYIEPEYILIRDGIIEKKEGE, via the coding sequence ATGGAGATTAAAATTACAGAAGTCAAAGAAAACAAGCTAATTGGAAGGAAAGAGATATATTTTGAGATATACCACCCAGGAGAACCAACACCTAGTAGAAAAGATGTGAAAGGTAAGCTAGTGGCAATGCTAGACCTAAACCCAGAAACTACGGTTATTCAGTACATTAGAAGCTACTTTGGAAGCTATAAATCCAAGGGTTACGCAAAGTATTATTACGATAAGGAAAGGATGCTCTACATAGAGCCTGAGTATATACTCATTAGAGATGGTATAATTGAAAAGAAGGAGGGTGAGTGA
- a CDS encoding Lrp/AsnC family transcriptional regulator: MANIINFEELEWLAELLNKYPRESLRKIAQAEGIEYYKLKRIYDKYYGKYIFVNAVYSITKLGLKSYVAFISVPKREIFEKGKEMLNNPFFGYINPIFGFKNGIQAILHIPVDQEKYIPELLSKYSDDFEYYEVWSNDPSKVKFGKWEYSYEYAILLDIFKIDARTPIKELEAKLSRKRPTIRFMIERLIKDGVIVGFYAFIDNVEKAHDRSVVGIAKELDIEEIMSKFKEREIKLGILRPEGYYIEWFFSSEEDIGRKILEFGQYVDKIGIAYLDLFRDLNHEHIKTRFSRMVKKDGSGYKSILEF; this comes from the coding sequence ATGGCCAATATAATAAATTTTGAAGAATTAGAGTGGCTAGCTGAGTTATTGAACAAATATCCAAGGGAGAGTCTGAGGAAGATAGCTCAAGCTGAAGGGATAGAATACTACAAATTAAAGAGAATCTATGATAAGTATTATGGTAAGTACATTTTCGTCAATGCTGTTTACAGTATAACCAAACTTGGACTCAAAAGTTACGTTGCATTTATTTCAGTTCCCAAAAGGGAGATCTTTGAAAAAGGGAAAGAAATGCTAAATAATCCCTTCTTTGGGTATATTAACCCAATATTTGGATTTAAAAATGGAATCCAGGCTATTCTACATATCCCAGTAGACCAAGAGAAGTACATTCCCGAACTGCTTTCCAAATATTCTGATGATTTTGAATATTATGAAGTCTGGTCAAATGATCCAAGTAAAGTAAAGTTTGGAAAATGGGAGTATTCCTATGAGTACGCAATTCTCCTGGATATATTTAAAATAGACGCTAGAACCCCAATTAAAGAGCTTGAGGCCAAGCTCTCTAGGAAAAGGCCAACGATAAGATTTATGATAGAAAGGTTAATCAAAGATGGAGTAATTGTCGGATTCTACGCTTTCATAGATAACGTTGAAAAAGCTCATGATAGATCAGTCGTCGGCATAGCCAAGGAATTGGATATAGAGGAAATAATGAGCAAGTTTAAAGAGCGTGAGATAAAGCTCGGAATCTTAAGACCTGAAGGGTATTATATTGAGTGGTTCTTTTCATCTGAAGAAGATATTGGAAGAAAGATTCTCGAATTTGGCCAATATGTTGATAAGATAGGTATAGCGTACCTTGATCTATTCAGAGATTTAAATCATGAGCATATAAAAACTAGATTCTCTAGAATGGTAAAGAAAGATGGAAGCGGGTATAAGTCAATTCTCGAGTTTTAA
- a CDS encoding 30S ribosomal protein S27ae, translated as MGQKWKLYIVKDGKVIRKNKFCPRCGPGVFMADHGDRWACGKCGYTEWKRK; from the coding sequence ATGGGCCAAAAATGGAAACTCTACATAGTTAAAGATGGAAAAGTTATAAGGAAGAATAAGTTCTGTCCACGTTGCGGCCCAGGAGTTTTTATGGCAGATCATGGGGACAGGTGGGCATGCGGAAAGTGTGGATACACGGAATGGAAGAGGAAGTGA
- a CDS encoding DNA-directed RNA polymerase translates to MYKIVTVKDVVRIPPRMFTMDPKEAAMLVLRDTYEGTYDRDEGVILSIVEVKEVGDGIIVPGDGATYHEVVFDVLVWEPKRDEVVEGTVVDVVPFGAFIRIGPMDGLVHISQLMDDYVVYDERNKQFVGKEKKYLLKIGDAVRARIITVSPKSRVIRENRIGLTMRQPGLGKFEWIEKEKRKEKEGKK, encoded by the coding sequence ATGTACAAAATAGTGACGGTGAAGGATGTCGTAAGGATACCGCCCAGGATGTTCACGATGGATCCAAAGGAAGCCGCAATGTTAGTCCTCAGAGATACCTATGAGGGGACATACGACAGGGATGAAGGTGTAATCCTTTCAATCGTTGAGGTAAAGGAGGTTGGAGATGGAATAATAGTTCCAGGGGATGGGGCAACTTACCATGAAGTAGTATTCGACGTCCTCGTTTGGGAACCGAAGAGAGATGAGGTTGTAGAGGGCACCGTAGTTGACGTCGTCCCCTTTGGAGCATTTATAAGGATTGGGCCTATGGATGGATTGGTCCACATCAGCCAACTCATGGATGACTACGTAGTCTACGACGAGAGAAACAAGCAGTTTGTAGGGAAAGAGAAGAAGTATCTTTTAAAGATCGGAGATGCTGTTAGGGCCAGGATAATCACCGTAAGTCCAAAGAGTAGGGTAATAAGAGAAAATAGAATTGGGTTAACGATGAGACAGCCAGGACTTGGAAAGTTTGAGTGGATCGAGAAGGAAAAGAGAAAGGAAAAGGAGGGTAAGAAGTGA
- a CDS encoding GTP-dependent dephospho-CoA kinase — translation MRVVFKLPDELRQELKNPLGELIEGNIPEPYVKAKNIIEGDDGVLITVGDVVTENIMRVGLNPNLAIYDHKTERREYKPRIIINGVLLTVKNPPGTITLPLLKSIKKAYSLILNGKSVHIVVNGEEDLATIPAVLYAPLGATVIYGQPKRGIVLIKVTNECKRRCAKIMRRMEVVRDGD, via the coding sequence ATGAGAGTCGTATTTAAATTACCAGATGAACTGAGGCAAGAGCTCAAGAACCCTCTAGGAGAGCTCATTGAAGGGAATATTCCAGAGCCCTATGTTAAGGCTAAGAACATTATTGAGGGAGATGATGGGGTTTTAATAACAGTAGGGGATGTTGTAACCGAGAATATAATGAGAGTTGGTTTAAATCCAAATCTAGCAATTTATGATCATAAAACAGAGAGGAGAGAATATAAGCCAAGAATTATTATAAATGGAGTTCTCCTCACTGTAAAAAATCCCCCCGGAACTATAACACTACCCCTACTCAAATCTATAAAGAAAGCTTATTCCTTGATCTTGAATGGAAAATCCGTCCATATCGTTGTGAATGGTGAAGAGGACCTCGCAACAATCCCAGCGGTGTTGTATGCCCCTTTGGGAGCAACAGTTATTTATGGCCAACCTAAAAGGGGCATAGTGCTTATAAAGGTAACAAATGAATGCAAACGCAGGTGCGCGAAGATAATGAGACGGATGGAGGTGGTTAGAGATGGAGATTAA
- a CDS encoding universal stress protein produces MKLLVLIDGSKWSQKAALHAFSIAKRKNAKVILFSVLDRREAKALAFHLSMRSDSLGKIKEFEETIWRETKKSVKEVITTLLELGRREGINCSFKIVEGSAKEEIIKEANSGKYSMVIMGAYGRSGKTRIGSLLEEVVGQIRIPVMIVR; encoded by the coding sequence ATGAAGTTATTAGTCCTCATTGACGGAAGCAAATGGAGCCAAAAGGCAGCACTTCATGCATTCTCAATAGCCAAGAGAAAGAATGCGAAGGTGATATTATTTTCAGTGCTTGATAGAAGGGAAGCTAAAGCCTTAGCATTTCACTTAAGCATGAGAAGCGACAGTTTAGGGAAGATAAAGGAGTTCGAAGAAACGATATGGAGAGAAACTAAAAAGAGCGTAAAGGAAGTTATAACTACGCTATTAGAATTGGGGAGGAGAGAGGGGATTAACTGCTCCTTTAAGATAGTGGAAGGATCAGCTAAAGAGGAGATAATAAAGGAAGCTAACTCAGGTAAGTATTCAATGGTCATCATGGGTGCATACGGAAGAAGTGGGAAAACCAGGATAGGAAGCTTACTTGAGGAGGTCGTTGGACAAATAAGGATCCCGGTAATGATAGTCCGCTAA
- a CDS encoding ArsB/NhaD family transporter, with the protein MISEVEIITLGIFIATYAVIISEKIHRTVAALLGASIMLVLNIVPWEKVPEYLDLDTILLLAGMMVVVNISKESGLFEYIAIKVAKVSKGNPIRVLLLFSVTTAVVSAFLDNVTTVLLLTPMLLYITRRMGVNPVPYLLAEIFASNIGGTATLIGDPPNIMIGSAAKLSFNDFIVNMAPISFMDLFIMIALVYILYKKEFSRVKYNLDGIMNLREEDAIKDRELFKKSVITIGLIIVAFFFHDALGIEPAVVALTGATILLLWSRVSPEVALEKVEWATLFFFGGLFIIVGGLVETGLIDEAGKWIVRHITSENEAILLISWISAFSSAIIDNIPFTATMIPLIKSMAGSINIYPLWWALSLGACLGGNGTAIGASANVVVLGIAYREGIRITFKDFLKVGMAVMISSVAAGSLVLIARYGGGI; encoded by the coding sequence ATGATATCAGAAGTTGAAATAATAACCCTTGGAATATTTATAGCTACATATGCAGTAATAATAAGTGAAAAGATCCATAGAACGGTAGCTGCATTGTTAGGAGCTTCAATTATGTTAGTATTAAATATAGTTCCTTGGGAGAAAGTCCCTGAATATTTGGATCTTGACACTATCCTCCTTTTGGCCGGAATGATGGTAGTAGTGAATATTAGCAAGGAAAGTGGCCTTTTTGAATATATAGCAATAAAGGTAGCTAAGGTTTCAAAAGGAAACCCAATAAGAGTTCTATTGTTGTTCTCAGTAACAACGGCCGTTGTTAGCGCATTTCTAGATAATGTAACGACAGTCTTGCTCTTGACCCCAATGTTGCTCTACATAACGAGACGCATGGGGGTAAATCCGGTTCCTTATTTACTCGCTGAGATCTTCGCTTCGAACATAGGAGGAACCGCAACCCTAATTGGAGATCCTCCAAACATCATGATAGGCTCAGCTGCAAAGCTCAGCTTTAATGATTTCATAGTCAACATGGCCCCAATATCCTTCATGGATCTATTCATCATGATCGCCCTAGTATACATCCTCTACAAGAAGGAATTCTCTAGGGTAAAATATAACTTAGATGGAATAATGAACCTTAGAGAGGAAGATGCGATTAAAGACAGAGAGCTCTTTAAAAAATCCGTGATAACCATAGGACTCATAATTGTAGCATTCTTTTTCCACGATGCCCTTGGAATAGAGCCCGCCGTAGTCGCACTAACTGGAGCTACCATATTATTACTCTGGAGCAGAGTCTCGCCCGAAGTCGCCCTTGAGAAAGTTGAGTGGGCAACCCTATTCTTCTTCGGTGGACTTTTCATCATAGTAGGAGGGCTCGTTGAGACTGGATTAATAGATGAGGCCGGAAAGTGGATAGTAAGGCACATAACTTCAGAAAATGAAGCAATACTCTTGATATCCTGGATTTCAGCATTTTCAAGTGCAATAATAGACAATATACCCTTCACAGCAACCATGATACCATTAATAAAGAGTATGGCAGGTAGTATAAATATTTACCCACTATGGTGGGCCTTAAGTCTAGGGGCATGTTTAGGAGGTAACGGAACCGCAATAGGGGCAAGTGCAAATGTGGTAGTCCTGGGAATAGCATATAGGGAGGGTATTAGAATAACATTTAAAGACTTCCTCAAAGTTGGAATGGCAGTTATGATCTCAAGTGTAGCCGCGGGATCGTTGGTGTTAATAGCAAGATATGGGGGAGGGATATGA
- a CDS encoding Lrp/AsnC family transcriptional regulator, which yields MPEILDKVDRRLLEELKNNARENIATLSKKLGIPRTTVHYRIKRLVEEGIIEKFTIKPNYKKLNLGTTAFILIRYDPDSGLTQREVAEQIARIPGVYEVHLVAGEWDLLLKVRASNAEEIGRIVIDKLREIRGVGQTVTMVSFVTVKEEI from the coding sequence ATGCCTGAGATCTTAGATAAAGTTGATAGAAGGTTACTTGAGGAGTTAAAGAATAATGCAAGGGAAAATATCGCTACATTAAGTAAAAAACTTGGTATCCCCAGGACAACGGTTCATTATAGAATAAAGAGGCTAGTTGAAGAGGGAATTATAGAGAAGTTCACAATAAAACCTAACTATAAAAAGTTAAACTTGGGAACTACAGCATTCATTCTGATTCGTTATGATCCAGACTCTGGTCTGACTCAAAGGGAAGTAGCTGAGCAAATAGCTAGAATTCCGGGAGTTTATGAAGTTCATCTCGTTGCGGGTGAGTGGGATCTTCTCCTTAAAGTTAGGGCTTCAAACGCTGAAGAGATAGGGAGAATAGTAATAGATAAACTTAGAGAAATTAGAGGGGTTGGTCAAACGGTTACAATGGTTTCTTTTGTTACAGTTAAGGAGGAGATCTAA
- a CDS encoding ribose-phosphate diphosphokinase, translated as MFVIGSGAKHLEEEISKNAKILKTEIKKFPDGEKYVRILEHGEEVIVVQSTYRPQDEHLIETIIIGDALKEAGFEKLKLVVPYLAYSRQDRVTKEGEPISVRAIMKMLGLYYDELYVFDIHNPKTLDFFPGKAVNIYPAKVIAEYFRDKLENGLVLAPDRGALERAKEVANILGLEYSHFEKERISPTEVKMTPVDVNVKGRNVLIVDDIISTGGTMIRAAEILKDLGAEKVFVVATHGVFAEGAIERVSKAVDELAVTNTIPTKVSKISIVPEIMRSILEVKS; from the coding sequence GTGTTTGTAATTGGTAGTGGAGCGAAACACCTTGAGGAGGAGATTTCAAAGAATGCCAAGATCCTCAAAACGGAGATTAAAAAATTTCCTGATGGTGAAAAATACGTGAGAATCCTGGAGCATGGAGAGGAAGTGATAGTAGTCCAATCGACGTACAGGCCCCAGGATGAGCATCTAATTGAAACGATAATTATAGGGGATGCATTGAAAGAAGCTGGATTCGAAAAACTTAAGCTGGTAGTTCCTTACTTGGCATATTCAAGACAGGATAGAGTCACAAAAGAGGGAGAACCCATTAGTGTGAGAGCGATAATGAAAATGCTCGGCTTATATTATGATGAACTATACGTCTTCGACATACATAATCCAAAGACATTAGATTTCTTTCCTGGTAAGGCCGTAAACATATACCCAGCTAAAGTGATAGCGGAATACTTTAGGGATAAGCTCGAGAATGGGCTAGTGTTAGCTCCAGATAGAGGGGCCCTAGAAAGAGCGAAGGAAGTTGCAAATATACTCGGACTGGAGTACAGTCACTTTGAAAAAGAAAGGATATCACCAACGGAAGTCAAGATGACGCCCGTAGACGTCAATGTAAAAGGAAGGAACGTGCTAATAGTCGACGATATAATAAGTACTGGAGGGACTATGATAAGGGCTGCAGAGATCCTAAAAGATCTCGGAGCTGAAAAAGTTTTCGTAGTAGCCACACATGGCGTTTTTGCCGAAGGGGCCATAGAGAGAGTCAGCAAAGCTGTAGATGAGCTAGCAGTTACAAACACGATACCGACTAAGGTATCAAAGATAAGCATAGTTCCCGAAATAATGAGATCTATCTTGGAGGTAAAGTCATGA
- a CDS encoding ASCH domain-containing protein, producing MKGLIIKQPYANWIVEGKKVWEIRKTPTKIRGRVIIISEKKAVGSVEIVDVLGPFTPEELANHENKHLASYDFLKRYANGKKLYAWVLANPEKYDPPIEVKIPNGAQIWVNLKGFVRR from the coding sequence ATGAAGGGGTTAATAATAAAGCAACCCTATGCAAACTGGATCGTAGAAGGAAAGAAGGTCTGGGAAATTCGAAAAACTCCTACAAAGATCCGAGGAAGAGTAATAATAATATCGGAAAAAAAGGCCGTTGGAAGCGTTGAAATAGTCGATGTTCTCGGTCCTTTTACTCCTGAAGAGTTAGCAAATCATGAAAACAAGCACCTAGCAAGTTACGATTTTCTAAAGAGGTATGCCAACGGTAAGAAGCTATACGCCTGGGTACTAGCAAATCCCGAAAAGTACGATCCACCAATAGAAGTGAAAATACCAAATGGAGCTCAAATTTGGGTAAATCTTAAGGGGTTTGTTAGGAGGTGA
- a CDS encoding class I SAM-dependent rRNA methyltransferase: MARVVVDAQAARAIGKGAMIVFKKGVVRVEGDIKPGDIVEVYTRGGKFLGKGFANPNSNIMVRIVTKDKDVEINKDLFKRRIKKANEYRKKVLKYTNVYRMVYGEADYLPGLIVDRFNDIASLQISSAGMERFKLDVAEAIMEVEPGIETVFEKNTGRSRRREGLPEIERVLLGKEKYRTIIQEGRAKFIVDMRGQKTGFFLDQRENRLALEKWVQPGDRVLDVFTYTGGFAIHAAIAGADEVIGIDKSPRAIETAKENAKLNGVEDRMKFIVGSAFEEMEKLQKKGEKFDIVVLDPPAFVQHEKDLKAGLRAYFNVNFAGLNLVKDGGILVTCSCSQHVDLQMFKDMIIAAGAKAGKFLKMLEPYRTQAPDHPILMASKDTEYLKCLFLYVEDMR, encoded by the coding sequence ATGGCGAGAGTCGTAGTTGATGCTCAGGCCGCGAGGGCTATAGGGAAGGGAGCAATGATCGTCTTTAAAAAAGGTGTTGTAAGAGTTGAGGGAGATATAAAGCCTGGGGATATAGTGGAAGTCTACACTAGGGGTGGGAAATTCCTGGGGAAAGGTTTTGCAAATCCTAATTCTAACATCATGGTCAGGATAGTTACGAAGGATAAAGATGTTGAAATAAACAAGGATCTGTTTAAAAGAAGGATTAAGAAGGCGAATGAGTACCGAAAGAAAGTCTTAAAGTATACTAACGTGTATAGGATGGTTTATGGGGAGGCCGACTACCTACCTGGACTGATAGTTGATAGGTTTAATGATATAGCCTCGCTTCAAATTTCAAGTGCTGGTATGGAAAGGTTTAAGCTTGATGTCGCTGAAGCGATTATGGAGGTTGAACCTGGGATAGAAACTGTATTTGAAAAGAATACTGGGAGGAGCAGAAGGAGGGAAGGATTGCCTGAAATTGAGAGAGTTCTCTTGGGAAAGGAGAAATATAGAACGATAATCCAAGAAGGAAGGGCAAAGTTCATCGTCGATATGAGGGGTCAGAAGACTGGTTTCTTCCTGGATCAGAGAGAGAACAGATTGGCCTTAGAAAAGTGGGTTCAGCCAGGGGATAGGGTTCTTGATGTTTTTACCTATACAGGAGGCTTTGCTATACACGCTGCGATAGCTGGTGCTGATGAAGTTATAGGAATAGATAAGTCTCCTAGAGCAATAGAAACCGCAAAGGAGAATGCAAAATTGAATGGTGTTGAGGATAGAATGAAGTTCATCGTGGGTAGTGCTTTCGAAGAAATGGAAAAGCTTCAAAAAAAGGGAGAAAAATTTGATATCGTCGTGCTTGATCCTCCCGCCTTCGTTCAGCATGAGAAAGATCTAAAGGCCGGCCTTAGGGCTTATTTCAACGTTAACTTTGCGGGATTAAACCTAGTGAAGGATGGTGGAATATTGGTAACTTGCTCTTGCTCTCAGCATGTAGACCTTCAAATGTTCAAAGATATGATAATAGCTGCGGGAGCGAAAGCTGGGAAGTTCCTTAAGATGCTTGAGCCCTATAGGACTCAGGCCCCGGATCATCCAATTTTGATGGCCTCCAAAGATACGGAGTATTTGAAGTGTCTCTTCCTCTATGTGGAGGATATGCGTTAG
- a CDS encoding UPF0147 family protein: protein MTNVEERIEQIIQVLREQVVQDTAVPRNIRRAAEQAIEALMNKEKEPAVRAADAIAILEEISEDPNMPLHTRTIIWEVLGALEQIK from the coding sequence ATGACGAATGTAGAGGAAAGAATAGAGCAGATAATCCAAGTTCTCAGGGAACAGGTTGTACAGGACACTGCGGTTCCGAGAAATATTAGAAGGGCCGCTGAACAGGCAATAGAAGCCCTAATGAATAAAGAAAAAGAACCTGCAGTTAGAGCTGCAGATGCTATTGCAATTCTAGAGGAAATAAGCGAAGATCCAAACATGCCACTTCACACGAGAACTATAATCTGGGAAGTTTTAGGAGCATTAGAGCAAATTAAGTGA
- the spt4 gene encoding transcription elongation factor subunit Spt4, whose product MTEKACRNCHYITTEDQCPVCGSRDLSEEWFDLVIIIDVENSEIAKRIGAKVPGKYAIRVR is encoded by the coding sequence GTGACGGAAAAAGCCTGTAGGAATTGCCATTATATTACAACAGAGGATCAGTGCCCTGTATGTGGAAGTAGGGATCTCAGCGAAGAGTGGTTTGACTTAGTAATAATAATTGACGTTGAAAATAGCGAGATAGCAAAGAGGATAGGAGCTAAGGTTCCAGGAAAATACGCCATAAGGGTGCGTTGA
- a CDS encoding adenosine-specific kinase: MVRIEVIDIEKPEGVEVIIGQGNFSIFTVDDLARALLTAVPGIKFGIAMNEAKPQLTRYTGNDPELEALAAKNAVKIGAGHVFVILMKNAYPINVLNTIKNHPAVAMIYGASENPFQVIVAETELGRAVIGVVDGKAANKIETDEQKKERRELVEKIGYKID; encoded by the coding sequence ATGGTCAGGATAGAGGTTATTGATATAGAGAAACCGGAAGGAGTTGAAGTTATAATTGGCCAGGGAAATTTTTCGATATTTACCGTGGATGACCTTGCAAGGGCCCTATTAACGGCGGTTCCTGGGATTAAATTTGGAATTGCTATGAATGAGGCAAAGCCCCAGTTAACTAGATATACTGGTAACGATCCAGAATTAGAGGCACTTGCTGCCAAAAATGCTGTGAAAATTGGAGCAGGTCACGTTTTTGTGATATTAATGAAGAATGCTTATCCAATAAACGTTTTAAACACGATAAAGAATCACCCAGCGGTTGCCATGATTTATGGAGCTAGCGAAAATCCTTTCCAGGTTATAGTCGCTGAGACGGAACTTGGAAGGGCCGTAATTGGAGTCGTTGATGGAAAGGCCGCAAATAAGATCGAAACTGACGAACAAAAGAAGGAGAGAAGAGAACTAGTTGAAAAAATCGGATATAAGATAGACTGA
- a CDS encoding XTP/dITP diphosphatase, whose protein sequence is MKIFFITSNPGKVREVANFLGTFGIEIVQLKHEYPEIQAEKLEDVVDFGISWLKGKVPEPFMIEDSGLFIESLKGFPGVYSSYVYRTIGLEGILKLMEGAEDRRAYFKSVIGFYIDGKAYKFSGVTWGRISNEKRGTHGFGYDPIFIPEGSEKTFAEMTIEEKNALSHRGKALKAFFEWLKVNLKY, encoded by the coding sequence ATGAAAATATTTTTTATAACTTCAAATCCAGGAAAGGTTAGAGAAGTTGCGAATTTCTTAGGGACATTTGGAATAGAAATCGTCCAACTGAAACATGAATATCCAGAAATTCAAGCTGAGAAACTGGAAGATGTCGTGGATTTTGGGATTAGTTGGCTTAAGGGGAAAGTTCCCGAGCCCTTCATGATTGAAGATTCTGGGCTGTTCATTGAAAGTTTAAAAGGGTTTCCGGGTGTTTATTCATCCTACGTATACAGAACTATAGGCTTGGAAGGTATCCTTAAGCTCATGGAAGGAGCTGAAGATAGAAGGGCCTACTTTAAAAGTGTTATTGGATTTTACATTGATGGAAAAGCCTATAAATTCTCTGGTGTGACCTGGGGAAGAATTTCTAATGAAAAAAGGGGTACCCATGGATTTGGATATGACCCGATTTTCATTCCAGAAGGTTCTGAAAAAACGTTTGCCGAAATGACGATTGAAGAGAAGAATGCTCTATCTCATCGAGGAAAAGCCTTAAAGGCATTCTTCGAATGGTTAAAGGTAAATCTTAAATACTGA
- a CDS encoding DUF5748 family protein, with protein MNSEVIKEFLEDIGADYIELEGEIHLEPKVFYEVWKYVGEPELKTYVIEDEIVEPGEYDPPEMRYTEAKKIKIKKVYFETLDGVKVVTDHSEFQKIIKEMKS; from the coding sequence ATGAATTCTGAGGTAATCAAGGAGTTCTTAGAAGACATTGGGGCCGACTATATTGAACTCGAAGGGGAGATTCATCTAGAGCCAAAGGTCTTTTATGAGGTTTGGAAGTATGTAGGCGAGCCAGAGCTTAAAACTTACGTAATAGAGGATGAGATAGTTGAGCCTGGAGAGTACGATCCTCCGGAAATGAGATACACAGAGGCAAAAAAGATCAAGATAAAGAAGGTGTACTTTGAGACTCTTGATGGAGTTAAAGTCGTGACCGATCACTCCGAATTCCAAAAGATAATAAAGGAGATGAAATCTTAA
- a CDS encoding tryptophan--tRNA ligase — protein MVEEFKVTPWEVEGVVDYDKLIKHFGTSPLTEDLLEKTAELTKSELPIFFRRKFFFSHRDYDLILKDYEEGRGFFLYTGRGPSGPMHIGHIIPFFATKWLQEKFGVNLYIQITDDEKFLFKENLTFDDTKRWAYDNILDIIAVGFDPDKTFIFQNSEFTKIYEMAIPIAKKINFSMAKAVFGFTEQSKIGMIFFPAIQIAPTFFERKRCLIPAAIDQDPYWRLQRDFAESLGYYKTAALHSKFVPSLTSLSGKMSASKPETAIYLTDSPEDVEKKVWKFTLTGGRPTLKEQREKGGEPEKCVVFKWLEIFFEEDDKKLKERYYACKNGELTCGECKRYLISKIQEFLKEHQRRRKKAEKLVEKFKYTGKLAQEMWNEAIPEPLKRS, from the coding sequence TTGGTAGAGGAGTTCAAAGTTACTCCCTGGGAAGTTGAGGGTGTAGTAGATTACGACAAGCTCATAAAACACTTCGGAACAAGCCCATTAACGGAAGATCTACTTGAAAAAACAGCGGAACTTACAAAGAGTGAGCTACCAATATTCTTTAGGAGGAAATTCTTCTTCTCCCACAGAGATTACGACCTTATCCTGAAAGACTATGAAGAAGGTAGAGGGTTCTTCCTTTATACTGGAAGAGGACCAAGTGGGCCAATGCACATAGGGCATATAATTCCATTTTTTGCCACAAAATGGCTACAGGAGAAATTCGGAGTGAACTTATACATCCAGATAACCGACGATGAAAAGTTCCTATTCAAGGAAAATTTAACCTTTGATGATACAAAACGATGGGCTTACGACAATATATTAGACATAATCGCAGTGGGATTCGACCCTGATAAAACATTCATATTCCAAAATAGCGAATTCACAAAGATATATGAGATGGCCATACCAATAGCAAAGAAAATTAACTTCTCAATGGCTAAGGCCGTTTTCGGGTTTACAGAGCAAAGCAAAATTGGAATGATATTCTTCCCAGCGATCCAAATAGCCCCCACATTCTTCGAGAGAAAACGTTGTCTAATCCCAGCAGCAATAGATCAGGATCCTTATTGGAGACTACAGAGAGATTTCGCTGAAAGCCTAGGATATTACAAGACCGCAGCACTTCACAGTAAATTTGTCCCATCATTAACAAGCTTATCTGGTAAAATGAGCGCCTCAAAGCCAGAGACTGCGATCTATCTAACAGATAGCCCAGAGGATGTTGAGAAGAAAGTTTGGAAATTTACCCTCACCGGGGGTAGACCTACTTTAAAGGAGCAGAGAGAAAAAGGTGGAGAACCAGAAAAATGCGTCGTATTTAAGTGGCTCGAGATCTTCTTTGAAGAGGACGATAAGAAATTAAAGGAGAGATACTATGCCTGTAAGAATGGAGAACTAACATGTGGAGAGTGTAAAAGGTACTTAATATCAAAGATCCAAGAGTTTCTAAAGGAACACCAAAGAAGAAGGAAGAAAGCTGAAAAGCTAGTAGAAAAATTCAAATACACGGGGAAATTAGCCCAGGAAATGTGGAACGAGGCTATACCAGAGCCACTTAAGAGATCATAG